Within the Oncorhynchus mykiss isolate Arlee chromosome 4, USDA_OmykA_1.1, whole genome shotgun sequence genome, the region ctggttagaagacaatttgtagaaaacagctagctacatatcgattcaagtgggtcaccaacACTGTAAGTGCAACACAACTACTTTTTTGTTAGTCACTTTTTGTTAGACCACATAAATAGTACTCTtttcaattcagagcctggatttcCCCCTGAGGCTAATATCCTTATgctgaaatcaatagaacagggGACAAATATTTAGGGTTCTACATTATGACcacattaaaatactcctactacaacgTTAAAACATTCTAAATAGTGAGATTCTATTTCATTGATATCGTGAAACAACTCCTTCctgtatgtattttctgatgtttgatcagagatcttttactagagtatctcttgtcacattgatcacagctataaggtttctctcctgtgtgtgttctctggtgtatagtcagACTGCTAGAagtaacaaaactcttcccacattgatcacagctataaggtttctctcctgtgtgtgttctctggtgtgatatcaggctgAATGACTGACTAAAAGTCTTCCCACATTGTTTACAGTTatacggtttctctcctgtgtgtgttctctgatgttTAGTCAGACTGCTAGATGTAACATATCtattcccacattgatcacatcgataaggtttctctcctgtgtgtgttctctggtgtgattctAAACATCCTGAAGaaacaaaactctttccacagtcagagcagctaaaaagtttctctcctgtgtgtgttctctggtgtttaGTTAGACTGCTACATGTAAGatatctcttcccacattgatcacagcaataaggtttctctcctgtgtggattctctgaTGAATTGTAATGCCTGCTGAGgaggtgaatctcttcccacagtcagagcagcaatgAGATTTTttccctgtgggtctctgctggtgtttcttgaggaattctgatctggagagactcttctctgcctcgtcagcatcatgatgttgttgttgaggctccccagaggatccatgatagccatgtctctctcctgtgtgaacagcaaagtcagacagatggttaaaggcccacaacagcagaaatccactctaaaaaggtgatgccaacagcgtagccatgatgttgtacaacaattgactGTAATTGTCTGTAATGAATGTCAAAATTATTTGACAATGGTCTTAAGACAGTCAAGTGAGAAAGTcctattttgtcttgttttcacatcaGTAGAAACATCAATGATTTTAGGCTAGAAGAAAGCTAAAGTCGTCGAAATCCTAAGTACTGTGTCAGACGacttttggtctccaatataGACCCCTGACCGTGTTTGCTAAAACTGCAGCACAACGGCACACAATTTGATTGCATTAACTCCTCCCTGATAATGAGGAAACCAATAGTTATGGATGTAATATATCTACCTGGAGCAAAAATGGTGAGCAAAGATTTTAGTTTTTCACAAAGTATTCTGAATATTACAGTGCAAGATCAGGAGTGCTACCCAAGGAAACTCGCTTAAGCTCTGTGTCTATTCACTAATTCACCACCAtgggggaaaactcaggggaGTTCTCATAGGCTGACAGCAAAAATAGCCTCCATTTACAGgttgcttatgagtgcatttcacattacttttggattataattgtacGTCTTGTTTGAATGTCCTGTGTGTTATTGTTGCAAATCAACTGCTTTATACTTAAACATTTCAACCAGTACGGAGGGTTTGTACACTAATtggcccataacttcacctaacaataacatagacctactgtagcacccataacttcacctaacaataaaaTAGACCTACtttaggacccataacttcacctaatataaacctactgtaggaTCTATAACTTCAGCTAACAACAACACAGACCTACTGTAACAATACATCacgtagatgtatataatgaacagactgggtctatactgctcctacatggtgtaacaatacagtgcattcggaaagtattcagaccccttcactttttccacatttttttacattaccgccttattctaaaatggattttcaAAAACTCTAtctacaatacccataatg harbors:
- the LOC110521940 gene encoding gastrula zinc finger protein XlCGF17.1 isoform X1, which gives rise to MSSLNYSPPVKEEEVCWTEKEALGLNIIVKEEKEEEDVTVKQEVEGEAVTVKEEEEDSFRVKEEEDVTVKEEEDAVFGVKKEGEITVTLKDEEVEIRDLSNTRERHGYHGSSGEPQQQHHDADEAEKSLSRSEFLKKHQQRPTGKKSHCCSDCGKRFTSSAGITIHQRIHTGEKPYCCDQCGKRYLTCSSLTKHQRTHTGEKLFSCSDCGKSFVSSGCLESHQRTHTGEKPYRCDQCGNRYVTSSSLTKHQRTHTGEKPYNCKQCGKTFSQSFSLISHQRTHTGEKPYSCDQCGKSFVTSSSLTIHQRTHTGEKPYSCDQCDKRYSSKRSLIKHQKIHTGRSCFTISMK